In Sebastes umbrosus isolate fSebUmb1 chromosome 7, fSebUmb1.pri, whole genome shotgun sequence, the sequence ttgttcaTGCTGTCACACTGTTATGACTCAACGGGACTTGAATAGAACGGAGCGATCGTTAATGtcattagtaacacctgtgatTTTTTTACTATGACAAGCTGTTAAAGTCCTGTGTAGAAATATGTAGGGATGTAAAGCAGAGTACAGAACCATATTTCCATCTTACATTCCTACCAACATAGCTGACTAGTGCTCACATACTTCATGCTTTGGCCTCTGTATCTTTTACCAAATTTGGTTTTCCTCATGAGGTCCACTCAGCCTGCTTTATGCCCACAGGGCTTAAATATGTAGAGGGCGATGCAGATTTTTACAGTGGGAAGTATCTCCACGGGGACTAGACACACACGATTACAGATTCCTTTCACATGTCAACATTGTATCTGAAACCAGAGTTAATGAGTCCAGAGATAGCTCCACTTTCATCCGTCTTGCATCTGTGAGGATAAAGGGAGTGTTTGGGGGCTGCAGTGGGGTTGCAAGGTTAGAGGAGCGGGCCCCTAATGGTCATATGGGACCACTTCCACCACCATATAACAATTCACCAGAGCCTTGTGGTTTACATCTTCATTCCCGTTCCCAATGTTCTCTCTAAAAATATCCCCAGCTCCACACCAGACATCTGCTGAGATAAAATAATGCACTCAGTGACATTAATCTACTATAGATTTTAATCCTAGTGTATTTTTTGCAGGAATAAAAAGATTTAAGTTTGATGGTATTACTGAATTTGTCTCTGAACATGACATTTGCATCTTGATTGATCCTCTaattcagtggttcccaacctggggtcggGGCCCCCTTTGGGGGGTGCTAAAGATCacaggttgtcaaaattagatttgcacatgtatgaCTAAAATCATAATCGTTATAAAGTACAAAAGTCAAAACTTATTGAATGTAGTCACAAAATTcacaaattgtttttatttaacaaaatattctgcttcaatggATAGTTGTTGGTGGTTAGCCAAAAACAACATCCACTGCGGCCAAAAAACAGTTTGCTCACACACTGATGAGTTATGTTAATTGAAGAAAGctgatttattgaaaaaaaaaaaaagaaaaggctaaCTCATTTAATGATATAAATAGTAgaggggcttcaaggaaaatagtttgggaaccactgctctaattTATGGGTACTGACGTCATATGTGACAGGAGAcatgaaatcttatatttataACTAAAAGGTGTGCGCCGGTTTCAGCTGGATAACCATAAACTAAACACTCTTGTTAACAATCGAAAAATAAATCCAGGAGTTGTTTATTGTCTCCTGACCCGCGAGTCCAGCATCAGCAGTGTTTACGTGTTAGTCGTAAGTGAGGGCCGTGTtaacagaggagaggaagttTAATGTCAGGGGAAGAGCAGGGAGGGGTAAACCGAGTAGAGCTTTATACTCCGGGGATTTGACCTCTTCCTTTTGACCCCCCGGTGGTCCCGGCCTTGAGCAGCGTGGGAAAATGTCAGACTCTAGTGAACTCTTCCCTGCCTCACTCAGGCTCTACTTTTTCTGTTTATGATCACTGTCTCCTTCTCTTACCCtgactctttttttctccatcatCTATAAACTGTGTGCTTCTTAAGGACTGGGAAAAAATGTCTTCAAGCCATCAGATCAGTGAGCATCTACCCTGCTTAAAGGTCAAAGATGGTGACCAACTACAAACAGCGAGTcaaccctgacctctgacctccctctGGGGGCTCATGAACAATAACAGTTTTTCTGCATAGATGAGTTATGGTAGGTAAGTTtctatagagtggtgcaggaatgagtcctaaatcccggaaatgagttagcattttagcacttcatCTCAAAGTgaaagggttttttgaatgggtttttggtcagatgcctgaaataaggtctgtggttaacacaagtttaagagattttaatatttgtggctaaatgagactactaaacgtcatcacgctgaacACTGGTCcaccacagagtttatttttatGCAATAATCCCAAATCCAGtggaaaaatctcattggctCTTTGTCGAGGGataccagggcgatgctaacttggttggcctacaaaaatatgtcatccttGCTCTGATATCGACCAGCCTGACATGACAAGCCCGCCTTCATGATGTAAAGACAAATACAACAGTGCAAAAGAGACCAACATTTCACTCATAGAGGATCAAATCTGGAGTATTTACAAAAGATAAGACAGAATAGAGAGGAAGCTATGGCGTTGAATTAAGATGGTAAACAACAGTTTGACAGTAATGTGAGGAGATAAAGAAGAAGAGACAGGCAGCTCATTAGCCTCGGCTTCCACCCAACTGTAATTAAGAGGTTTGCTGCAATTAATCCAGATAATCCTGACAGCCTTGAATAAATGCAGTGTGTGATGTGGGACACATGGAGATTACAGATGGATGATAGCCATCAGGTCAGAGGGCTCATTATAGGGGCTCCCCGTGGTACTTGAACTTTCACCTTcggactgagagagagagatatgagaTGCAGTGAAATGTGCCACTGTTTCAACACAAGGAGGACGGCCAGGGCTGAAAGAGATCTACTCAAGTAGATGTGctgatactgattttaaaaacaatgCACACCTACATCATCAGTGGTGATCAGTTTAGAAGTCACATAATTAGTTAAATTAAGTTTACAGTTTACAAGTTACACCTTTATTTGGAACTTTTGGTAAATCTCCATCATGGCAAAACTTACACCATGAAATGACTACTTTTAATGTGCAATGTTTCTGTCAAGAAGAGTGAAAAAGAAAACTACTCCAGTACAAATTACAAACTCTTTTTATAGCTGGTTTATAAGAGTTTGAATTTGCTTAGAGGCTATATGTGCAGTAAAACAGGCCAATGTACAGTAGCATCCTGACATCCTGATCCTGACATGAGAACATCTGATTCAATAATACTCTCCACAGACTGAACTGTGAATCTTCTCAAAGACCTTATAAgggaaataaagtttaaaataaacttcagtggAATGTATTCCTGGTTGTGCCATAGCAGCAGAACTATAGTCtactattaaatatttgttcAGTACAATATTTCAGCAAAAATCAGTTTTAAGTACAACTGTTGATCTCAAAATGTAGTCCAACAATAACATGCAAAAGCCCCCAGTCTGTCAGCGTAACAGGAAATGGGATGCAACTACAAACCAGGGGAATCTTAAAGGTTGCCCCAGAAGAGGAACCACAAAAATCACAAGCGATTGAAGGGGAGAGGggaaacatgaaataaaaatgatcctaaaaaaaaaagaaaggctcCCTACCTTCACTAAGATATTAAACTAGATTAGTGGACTCAGATGGTCAACTAAAACACCACTGCTGAGCAGCTGACTAGAGGATAACCTCTCTGGGAAACTAAAGAAAAAGACACTGGCAGCAATGCTACAGTAGGTCAAAACTGAGAAGCCAGGTCACACAGATCGATCCCACTCGAACAGACAATGGTGATCAAATCATGCAGATAGGTTCACGTGGTAACGTCTGCAAATACTGAAGCTGTCACTACTTCTCACACTGAGACAATGAGTCAGCATCCAAACACTGTAAACCAGGGTAGATATCGGCTTCACACACCTGATCCTCATCAGGGACAATGAGGCTCcacagctgctcctcctcagagATCATTAACCACCAGCCAATCAGACCTGTGAGTGGCCCCTCACACAGTGACACACTAGTAGAgattactttacttttttactcTCGAGTACATCCTTAGGATTAGGGAATGTGGAAAACTAGACTATGAGAAGAATTAATGAGAATATATTTAAGTTTAAACACATATGAAACAGTCTTCAACATACAAAGTCATAGTTGTTATCAGTGGAGCATAAAACCCTCTCTCACTCCTCAGTGGTGGTATCGAGTTATTCATATTACATTATATGCTGCAGCGTATAATGTAATATCTGCAGACAGTTCAAATCTCAATTTAGTTTTCACAGACTTTCAAAGTGTTGCTCCAGCTTtcatacatttataatgaagcGATAAGAGTGCAGGGTGGATCCGTATTGATGTGTCTATATCTACCGtatgtggttttatttttagaaaattatCCCTCTGGTTACTGTTTCTAAAATGAAGGCCCTTTTAAGTGGAATTTGTCAATTTAATTGCCAATATATTGACAGTTAAGgcattgattaatcagttatttATGTATAATTTTAAAATTGCTTTTAATTTTGTGTTAATAATCTCTTGAGAGCAGGTGTTGTGTTTCGAATGGCAAATATCTgatagagaaagaaagaatttCTTATAGTTTGTAAATTGTGAAGGCAGAATATGATCAATAAATATTGGTAGTCCCTTTGTGACATAATGGGATGTAGCTACTGGAGCAGGCGTTGTACTAATAAAACCCTCATGTGTTATATATACAATCCTGTGTGAATTCCTTCCTACTCTGTCGCTCACATCATTAAGGCACCTCGGGGCTCAGAGTCTGTTGATACAGATGGCTGAAAGGATCAGTCCTGCCCACATAATCCGAAGCACAAAGTGATGATACATGATCCTCTCCTATGCAGATGTTCCTGCAGACAGTGTTTTAGCTGCTGAACAGTGATGCACCACTGACCCCTGCTGGAAAAAAGTAGTGTCTCCAACTACAGCTTTGATGGAGGAAATGCCAAATAACTGAGTATAATATAGTTGTTGACAGCATATTTCCTCTAGATTCGAGCTGTATGACTCGCTGTGTTCATCAGAAATAAATCGGCTTTGTCTTCAAATCCTATTTAGTTTGAAAAGATCCGAATTCCTATACACATATATCAATTTTAATTTGGAGACATGCATTGAGGACAGTGAGGCCTATTGTTTCTGGTAATTTGGGGATTGATGACCTGAGGAGAAGTTTATGTTCtacaattacacacaaattacacacttttatttttattttatttttatcttttggactaaatgtctttaaatgtgtttctaaattaatttaaagtatATTCCAAGGATTTAATATTTCTCCACAATATTTCCTTGGCAGTGTAGAGAAggctttaaaggaacactttTGAGAAATAAACCtgttcactttcttgccgagagttagctataggtcaaaggtcaagatcaAAACTGCTCTCAAGTGTGTTTccaccagcagccagttagcttagcttagcacaaacactggaaacagagggaaacagctagcctgactctgcccaaaggtaacaaaatctgtctACCAGCACCTCGAAAGCTCACTAAATtaactaatactactaatactattataactaatacaactaactaattaacacatatctcatttgtttgagacatacaaaaaacaaagtgtaaaaatgacaaactgtGTGTCCTGGGTTATTTCTTGCATGGCAACCTGATGGCCACGACAAGATTGTATAAAAACATCTAAATATTTTGagtaaaaatgtgtatttttgggTAGAAAcgttaaagtatttttttaaaattgtatttaggCCATTGTGTAAGGacataaaatgtacaaaacataTAATCTAACTTAAATTCATGAATAAAATGAGAAACTAATAGAGTTTACAGACATTTTGGCAGTTAGTCAAACATATCTATACAGTGTATGTACTCACTGTTGTCTTTCGCATTGTCTCACTATCTtaactatatattatatctgCATCAAGGCTTTAATCCAGACGTAACTCTTGCCCTCCTCCGCCACAGACGCCCGTCCACCAATGAGAGCTCAGTGTTTCATGGAGTGATGTCACTGTTTGGCCATCAGCTTCAAACAGAGCGATTTACAGGCCGTGAAATAATGGAAATAAGTGATTGATGCCAGGGGAAGATTGATTAACTCCCCGCTTCTCTCATTCTGCCCTAGAGGGGAAAGTTATGAGGACATATTTAAACCTTAATTATGTGTAGGAGTCTCAGGGAGTGAAGGGAAAATAACATTTCCTCATGTGTGAGGTAGTTTACTTGAAAGGAACAGAGAGACTTTACTAGGTTCTGGTCTTGTCAGTGTTTACCCTCCTAAATAAACAGCCCTGCCTCAAAAAAGATGTTTGGAGGCGATGGGAGAGGCTCAGCTCAGTAAACTGGGAAACTAATACGCACTATAATTGTTTTAAACTATCATCATTGACGGGAAGAGGGAGATGACTTCAACCATCAACCAGCTCACAGTGTTGAAGTGTAGCTGGAGAGTCTCACAGCGTTTGGTGAAACCATTAGGCAGAGGTAAACAGTGTAAGTCCAGTGGAAAATGAATATTTGccagccttttttttattatggtaTTTACTTTGGTAGCGCTTTCCCTTTGGGAATGAAAACCAGAGAGTTGGTTGTTGGattttattgataaaaaatgcCACGTGAAAATTTATCACTTTCGTTAAAATTTTGTACTGTACTTTTCAGGTATTTAtactttactggagtatttccatttcatcctactttatacttctactccattacatttcagagggaagtaTTGCAGTTTTACTGCACTTATAGctactagttacttttcagattaagcttttacatttaaaaactcaTATGATGAGCTTAtacaatatgatgcattgttaaagattaaaccacTGATTCCCAATCTTTTTGACTTGTGACCCCTTACAACCCTTGTTGACCCCttgtcatgtttcagatgtctGAGTTGTTAACAGCTCCGACagcagcccgttcgcacgaaaaggaaTGCCATGATTAATGCCCAAGGCATTTAGTGTGCAGTAAGAATGCCTTTCTTGcatttggcgtgtcatttgtaaagcatgtagtctgtactgactgcattgTAAACGCTCGGGGTAAATATACTAcgatcagagctagtgacgtagaataaaaagggtgaaagaccgcttatggtgggtgagggggggggaggtggatgggtccgacaaacacacagcttttaaccagaagaccgctgttttcttttgtttgttatgtTAGCAACGTTTGTcgcatgttttttagtgacgtttgtcacatgttttccatacttatgttacgttggttccatacatattttacttagtttacgtacttatcttaaggccaaccatgatgtttttcctagacctaactaagtggtttagttgcctaaacttaactgcggacgttatcgtatagttttgttgcttggtgtacaaatgacacacgaaaatcCTAAAATGCGACCTCATGACGCGGAATATccatgtaatgtcgtgctatttatatgccttcctgtgagaccgggttgccaAAAGAGTGGGATTACCCCTCTAACCGTATCAGACGGTCTCATTTGAATAAAAGCTCAATGAGGTAAAATTATCTTTTCTGCctcattaatcatctcacaacCTCTCAGATTgatcttgtgaccctttggagggggCTCGACCCTTAGGTTGGGAACCATGAGATTAAAATACCTGTCTATTACTCtttatagtatataaagtagttacaTCTAGCACCACCTCGACcagctacaacaataaaatgccTCCTATACATTGATGCATCagtcatatataataataaatcactCAAAGGAGCCATTTTTCTGCAGAGCGAGTCCTTTAAaaactttaagtatattttggtgataatacttctgtaagCTACTTAAACTTAAGTAGGACTTTACATGTAATGGAGTGATTTTACACTGTTTTaatggtacttttactttagtaaaggatctgagtactttttccaccactgcaatCAGGTAAATGACTAATAAAACAGATGTGTGCAAGATTGATGTTGAAATTGTAGAACTGACTTATTGCAACAAGAAGTGAAACTGATCCACTCACAGTATCTAGTGTTAATGGGTATTTATTTCCAAAAATATGTCAgtcgtgtgtgtttttattcattttacatgTTTGCTGTGCAGATATTGACACTTGGAAACAAGGTGCAATAATAGCATAAAACTGGTTGAATGGAGTTGGCTGAAGGCCGTTGTCACAACATCTGTTACAAGAATTAAAGGCTCCGACTGAGGAACAGACACTGAATCAACAGTGCGTGTACCTCACACTTCACCAGTACGGTATGTGCCATTCAAGTAACATTGTCTGGTGTGTTTTATACTCATTACACAAATACAGATGTACCAAGTCACAGCCTATTCACTCGTCTTTATCCAGAACTTCTCAATTAGAAAACTGAAATAGGCTAAAGAAAAACAGGTTGTGGTTCATTTCCCAAAAGTGggatatgactttttttttgttcatatgTGTCATGCAAACACAGCAGAGTTTTTCCAGTCTGAGTACACCAGGAAGCCGGTGAAGGTGCTGTCTGTTTTGGTGCTGGAGTAAAATCCATTGTACTCTGACAGAGCCATCTGGACCCACACCTGGTCACCAGGGATGAGGTGGAGCATGGAGCCGCCAGACAGGGACGCCGGTTTGGGCCAGTTGCCGTAATACTGAAAATAAGATGCCACTGTGTGGGCGTTTTTCATCAGGTCAAACTGGAGGCTGGCACGGTAGACTGTGGCGTGCACGGCAAAGTAGTAAACTCCTGGCACTTTGCAGGTGAAGCGTCCCGTCTCTGTGTTGTAGTCACCCTGCTCATTGAGCACGACTTTGTCAAAACAGACTACATTACCCACAGTGATGGGTATCGTGTGGCCCTCGGATAGTTTGACGCTGAAGGCTGATTTGGGGGCCACTGCGCACTCTCCCGCCTGTCCCCTTTCTCCCTTCTCTCCTGGGTTACCTCTGTCCCCCGTCAGGCCTCGCACTCCTGTCTCACCTGGAGGAGCACAGACATGAGCATCCACTGCAGGGACATTTATCACATACTCACACatgaatcaataaaaacaagagCACCTGGGTCTCCTCCGTCCCCCTTCTGTCCCTTCTCCCCCGGAGCAGCATCTCTCCCGTCCCTCCCGTCTCTCCCTGGCTGACCAGAACCGCCGTGAGCTCCAGGAGTGCCCGGGATGCCAGGGTGACCGGTACACAGACTGGGAGGGATCTTGTTGTCTTCTAACTGGTTGGAAAAATGgatttggaggaggaggaggaggaggagggagtgcaACAAGGGCAACAGCCTGAGTGAGGTCATTGCAGTGTCAGGGCTGAGGGACAAAAGAGAAATAGAGTTTAGACTTGCAAAGATAAAGGAAACATGATGGTTTAACATTACGGTAACACCAGTTTGAACTGGACTACATACAATGGTATAATAGTGATGTGGTTAAACAAAAGTGCACCACAAACACCCCTTTAAACATCACTTAAAATCAAACTTGATCAGATTACAGAAGCAGGGACGTATACATGTTGAAATTGCGTAAACACACTGTAATGAAAGGACTTTACCTACAAACATACTGTGTGGCACAGAACTACAAAAGCTTCAGTTTAGTTGCAGTTAAAGGGAATCTATCGCATGAATTTAAGGACTATTCCTCGCTTGGTTTGAGggcaaaataaaactgaaataatcATATTACATTACTGAGTTGGCTTTACTCATTACGTGTCAGTGCTGCCAAAACTGAAAGGAAATAGCCAGTAATTTAGACCAGACGACTCATGAAAGTGTCCCTCTCCACTCCAGGTACATATCATTGCACAATCTAATagctttaaaaatattaaaacgtGCCTATAAATTGAGATTTTTTACTGACTGTAACAACACCCACGTGGAGCGTGTGTTTATTAACACAGGTGCAATTTCTTGGTTCCAACCGGTGATTCAGCTTTCTTGAGTAATGAAAGGTTGAGAGTCATGATAACAAGAACAGCATGCTCTGTTTCAGGGAAGGCACGTGGTCGGGAAGTGATTGAggggaaaaagaaaggaaaaaaatgacCAGGAATGAAATAAGATTCAACCAACAGCAAACAGAAAAGACCATCGTCTATGACCCCAAACTGATTTAACTTTTACATCAATAACTCAATatttaaactaaatataaattaatagtCTGGCATTACACATTGGTATAATTGCAGAGTGCAAAGATCAGAAATCCatgtcaataaaaatgtatttttaacacTCGTTTGTCTCAGTGA encodes:
- the c1qtnf5 gene encoding complement C1q tumor necrosis factor-related protein 5, which codes for MTSLRLLPLLHSLLLLLLLQIHFSNQLEDNKIPPSLCTGHPGIPGTPGAHGGSGQPGRDGRDGRDAAPGEKGQKGDGGDPGETGVRGLTGDRGNPGEKGERGQAGECAVAPKSAFSVKLSEGHTIPITVGNVVCFDKVVLNEQGDYNTETGRFTCKVPGVYYFAVHATVYRASLQFDLMKNAHTVASYFQYYGNWPKPASLSGGSMLHLIPGDQVWVQMALSEYNGFYSSTKTDSTFTGFLVYSDWKNSAVFA